One Curtobacterium sp. MCLR17_007 DNA window includes the following coding sequences:
- a CDS encoding GNAT family N-acetyltransferase, whose translation MALDVRNDTDQQQYSLVEDGEVIGFAAYEVDGDEIRFVHTEVDPAHRGGGHASTLVQHALDDVRSGSSRRVVPQCSYVAAWIERHPDYQELTTR comes from the coding sequence ATGGCACTCGACGTCCGGAACGACACCGACCAGCAGCAGTACTCCCTCGTCGAGGACGGCGAGGTGATCGGCTTCGCCGCGTACGAGGTCGACGGTGACGAGATCCGTTTCGTGCACACCGAGGTGGACCCGGCGCACCGCGGCGGCGGTCACGCGTCGACCCTGGTGCAGCACGCCCTGGACGATGTCCGCTCAGGCTCGTCGCGACGCGTGGTCCCGCAGTGCAGCTACGTCGCCGCCTGGATCGAGCGGCACCCGGACTACCAGGAGCTCACGACGCGCTGA